One window of the Lytechinus pictus isolate F3 Inbred chromosome 5, Lp3.0, whole genome shotgun sequence genome contains the following:
- the LOC129262442 gene encoding zinc finger protein 91-like, which produces MDETQWLNLKKHLAVYMVEVYCCKLCNDFSSTHKTVVASHMNSVHPGDVEGLMKLDPNEPSTVADTEVQVAEEEDSGSKEEAAGESADLVFAKQVAESKHIEKEILQMLQTNSDVLLQVAGEEHKLMQGGTNKENKRSKKNKKRKKSKKKDESDKKPRRKNKTCKMCNFTTKSSEEFRSHLESHYKDPNSRVCDVCETMFDSYKALLKHTRKGCPPSHPQVYKCEECGKTCHDRRAIIEHMVVHSEERPYSCHICGKSYKTKKILRRHEGIHAMSRDVFQCPECNFKTHWKTNIKRHILEVHQKDSRPLYSCSHCPFTTPNKRYIEKHKFGHWKDCPYMCENCGKMFKAEIDLEDHKQMHVQPDVAWQLIQLQNSEPQLVEETIVQYQPQLQMHAQEIQIHDPNTDLQAVQVTMAEHDEAAKTIVLSQIPVVQYLDIVAGEVVSGQEIQE; this is translated from the coding sequence ATGGATGAAACCCAGTGGTTGAACCTCAAAAAGCACCTGGCTGTGTACATGGTGGAAGTGTACTGCTGTAAGCTGTGCAACGACTTTTCATCCACTCACAAGACTGTGGTTGCATCCCATATGAACAGTGTGCATCCAGGAGATGTTGAGGGTCTGATGAAACTCGACCCCAACGAACCGAGCACCGTGGCTGACACCGAGGTACAGGTCGCGGAGGAGGAAGACAGTGGAAGCAAGGAGGAGGCTGCGGGGGAAAGTGCAGATTTAGTGTTTGCCAAGCAGGTAGCCGAGAGCAAACATATCGAGAAAGAGATCTTGCAGATGCTACAGACAAACAGTGATGTGCTTCTGCAAGTGGCTGGTGAAGAACACAAACTGATGCAGGGTGGAACCAACAAAGAAAACAAGCGAtccaagaagaacaagaagcgcaagaaatcaaagaaaaaggATGAGAGCGATAAAAAGCcaaggaggaaaaataagacCTGCAAGATGTGTAACTTTACTACAAAGTCTTCTGAAGAATTCAGATCCCACCTTGAGAGTCACTACAAGGATCCCAACAGCCGCGTGTGCGATGTTTGCGAGACTATGTTTGATTCGTACAAGGCCTTATTGAAGCATACAAGAAAAGGATGCCCTCCTTCTCATCCGCAGGTTTATAAGTGTGAGGAGTGTGGGAAAACTTGTCATGATCGCAGAGCTATCATAGAGCATATGGTTGTCCATTCAGAAGAGAGACCCTACTCTTGTCATATTTGTGGCAAATCATACAAAACCAAAAAGATTTTACGTCGCCATGAAGGGATCCATGCCATGTCTAGGGATGTCTTCCAATGCCCAGAGTGTAACTTCAAGACCCATTGGAAAACCAATATCAAGCGGCATATACTAGAGGTCCACCAAAAGGATTCTCGTCCCCTGTACTCCTGTTCCCACTGCCCCTTTACCACGCCCAACAAAAGATACATCGAAAAGCACAAGTTTGGCCATTGGAAGGACTGCCCTTATATGTGTGAAAACTGTGGGAAGATGTTCAAAGCCGAAATAGACCTCGAGGACCATAAACAGATGCATGTACAACCTGATGTTGCCTGGCAGCTGATCCAGCTCCAGAACAGTGAACCACAACTGGTGGAGGAGACGATCGTCCAGTACCAGCCGCAGCTGCAGATGCATGCCCAGGAGATTCAGATCCATGACCCTAATACCGATCTGCAGGCTGTTCAGGTCACTATGGCTGAGCATGATGAAGCAGCTAAGACTATTGTACTTTCACAGATCCCTGTTGTGCAGTACTTGGACATCGTGGCTGGAGAAGTAGTTTCTGGTCAAGAAATTCAAGAATAA
- the LOC129260530 gene encoding complement C1q tumor necrosis factor-related protein 4-like isoform X2, producing the protein MEARGKAHFSVAFTTLLEGDVDAQRIPFDRVLSQSSEDTFDTNNNEFTCTIPGAYFFTFTIHPQEDKAASVSLMKNDDGQVMLLAARKKRISNSVCSQSAILDLAEGDKVWLQLNSGREYGIRSHTGQPLVTFSGILVN; encoded by the exons atgGAAGCTCGGGGCAAAG CTCATTTTTCAGTTGCCTTCACGACGCTGCTGGAGGGCGATGTTGACGCCCAGCGAATCCCGTTTGATAGGGTTCTCTCCCAGAGTTCAGAAGACACCTTTGACACAAATAATAACGAATTTACTTGTACCATACCAGGAGCATACTTCTTTACTTTCAC CATCCACCCACAGGAGGACAAGGCGGCCTCGGTCTCGCTGATGAAGAATGATGATGGACAGGTGATGCTCTTAGCAGCGAGGAAGAAACGAATATCAAACAGCGTGTGCTCGCAGTCCGCCATCTTGGATCTCGCAGAAGGAGACAAGGTGTGGCTCCAGTTGAATTCAGGGCGGGAGTACGGGATCAGGAGCCATACCGGACAACCCTTGGTGACGTTCTCGGGGATCCTTGTCAACTAG